One window of Perca flavescens isolate YP-PL-M2 chromosome 6, PFLA_1.0, whole genome shotgun sequence genomic DNA carries:
- the LOC114556822 gene encoding fucolectin-like has product MLPLSFSVGVISHIPAGRTLNMTFTRLVEGRHVTVALPGLKRILSLCEVEVYGYRAPNGENLALQGKATQSSQHSTGTAYNAIDGNRASVWTQASCAHTVQELNPWWRLDLGKTHRVFSVTITNYKTLNLQLAGAEIRTGDSLNDNGNSNPRCAVISRITPGFTETFQCNGMDGRYVNIIIPGRSEYLTLCEVEVYGSRLD; this is encoded by the exons atgcttcctctctcttttagtGTTGGTGTAATTTCTCATATTCCAGCAGGCAGGACTTTAAATATGACTTTTACCAGACTTGTGGAGGGACGTCATGTGACTGTGGCTCTACCTGGTCTAAAAAGGATTCTTTCACTCTGCGAAGTGGAAGTCTACGGGTACCGGGCCCCAAATG gAGAGAACCTGGCACTCCAAGGAAAAGCTACACAGTCATCCCAACATTCTACAGGCACGGCATATAATGCTATAGATGGGAATCGTGCCAGCGTCTGGACCCAGGCCTCTTGTGCTCACACAGTCCAGGAGTTAAACCCCTGGTGGCGACTAGACCTGGGCAAAACCCACAGAGTGTTTTCTGTTACCATAACTAACTACAAAACTCTTAATTTACAACTTGCTGGAGCTGAGATCCGAACTGGAGATTCTCTTAATGACAATGGCAACAGCAATCCCAG GTGTGCTGTGATCTCAAGAATCACTCCAGGTTTCACCGAAACTTTCCAGTGTAACGGGATGGACGGTCGCTACGTTAACATCATCATTCCTGGAAGAAGTGAGTACCTGACCCTGTGTGAGGTGGAGGTCTACGGCTCCAGACTGGATTAG
- the LOC114557139 gene encoding fucolectin-1-like: MKHSSVLLLLFLLGTCSAYTYQNVALRGKATQSNRYADMYGFAHNAIDGNRESDYSAGSCTHTIEQTNPWWRVDLLEFYIVTSIIITNRGDAFPERINGAEIHIGNSLQDNGAANPVVGVISHIPAGRSLIITVTSLVEGRYVTVVLPGLKRVLTLCEVEVYGYRAPTGENLALQGKASQSSLYSNGIAYNAIDGNRDGIWSQGSCTHTKSDFNPWWRLDLVKTHKVFSVNITNSVDSVPQRLNGAEIRIGYSLDNNGNNNPRCAVISSIPGGFTETFQCNGMDGRYVNIVIPGRSEYLTLCEVEVYGSRLD; the protein is encoded by the exons ATGAAACACAGTTCAGTTCTGCTTTTGCTGTTCCTTCTGGGGACGTGCTCGGCTTACACCTATC AAAATGTGGCCTTGCGTGGGAAAGCGACCCAGTCAAACCGTTATGCTGACATGTATGGTTTTGCCCACAATGCTATTGATGGAAATCGTGAATCTGACTACAGCGCCGGATCATGCACGCACACTATTGAACAGACCAACCCCTGGTGGAGAGTGGACCTGCTGGAGTTCTACATCGTCAcctccatcatcatcaccaaCAGAGGAGACGCCTTTCCAGAAAGGATCAACGGGGCAGAGATTCACATCGGCAACTCTTTACAAGACAATGGTGCTGCAAACCCAGT GGTTGGTGTAATTTCTCATATTCCAGCAGGCAGGTCTCTAATAATTACTGTTACCAGTCTTGTGGAGGGACGTTATGTCACTGTGGTTCTACCTGGTTTAAAAAGAGTCCTTACACTCTGCGAAGTGGAAGTCTACGGGTACCGGGCCCCAACTG GAGAGAACCTGGCACTCCAAGGAAAAGCCTCACAGTCATCATTGTATTCTAACGGCATTGCATATAATGCTATAGATGGGAATCGTGATGGCATCTGGAGCCAGGGTTCTTGTACGCACACAAAATCCGACTTTAACCCCTGGTGGCGACTGGACCTGGTCAAAACCCACAAAGTGTTTTCTGTTAACATAACCAACTCTGTAGATTCTGTCCCACAACGACTCAATGGAGCTGAAATTCGAATTGGATATTCTCTTGATAACAATGGAAACAACAATCCTAG GTGTGCTGTGATCTCAAGCATCCCTGGAGGTTTCACCGAAACCTTCCAGTGTAACGGGATGGACGGTCGCTACGTTAACATCGTTATTCCTGGAAGAAGCGAGTACCTGACCCTGTGTGAGGTGGAGGTCTATGGCTCCAGACTGGATTAG